In the Nitrospirota bacterium genome, one interval contains:
- a CDS encoding holo-ACP synthase, with translation MIIGIGIDIVEISRINEAEKRWGERFLEKVFTEGEIKYSMLNKSPHQRLAARFAVKEAMSKALGTGIASGITWKDTEVISRDNGRPEILLHGRLREIAESMGVTGIHVSISHDGDHAIAQVVLEG, from the coding sequence TTGATAATAGGTATTGGGATTGATATTGTGGAGATCAGCCGGATAAATGAGGCTGAAAAGAGATGGGGAGAGAGATTTCTTGAGAAGGTATTTACAGAAGGTGAGATTAAATATTCGATGCTTAATAAATCCCCTCATCAGCGCCTTGCAGCACGATTCGCAGTTAAAGAGGCGATGTCAAAGGCGCTGGGGACGGGTATTGCCAGTGGCATCACGTGGAAGGATACAGAGGTCATCAGCAGGGACAACGGCAGACCTGAAATTCTTCTGCATGGCAGATTAAGGGAAATAGCGGAATCCATGGGGGTTACCGGAATCCATGTGAGTATATCCCATGATGGTGATCATGCCATAGCACAGGTGGTGCTGGAGGGTTGA
- a CDS encoding ribulose-phosphate 3-epimerase, translated as MKIAPSILSANFAQLGEELRRVEDAGADWIHVDVMDGHFVPNITIGPFVVEAVKKATSLPLDVHLMIERPEGYISSFADAGADIITVHVEACTHLHRTIQQIKESGKKAGVSLNPSTPLVMVECVLEDIDLLLIMSVNPGFSGQKFIPFSMEKIREARRMLDKIGSKAYLEVDGGIKLDNIAEIAAAGADMFVSGSGVFGTQDYKMTIGEMKKRVSL; from the coding sequence ATGAAAATAGCGCCTTCTATCCTGTCTGCGAACTTTGCCCAACTTGGTGAAGAACTCAGGAGGGTGGAGGATGCAGGGGCTGACTGGATACACGTGGATGTAATGGACGGGCATTTCGTTCCTAACATTACAATTGGACCATTTGTGGTCGAGGCCGTTAAAAAGGCGACATCTTTACCTCTTGATGTGCATCTGATGATAGAGAGGCCTGAGGGATACATATCTTCATTTGCCGATGCGGGCGCTGATATAATTACAGTACATGTTGAGGCATGTACGCACCTCCACAGGACGATTCAGCAGATAAAAGAGTCCGGCAAGAAGGCTGGCGTGTCATTGAACCCTTCAACACCTCTTGTTATGGTAGAGTGTGTCCTTGAAGACATTGACCTTCTGCTCATAATGTCTGTGAATCCCGGTTTCAGCGGTCAGAAGTTTATTCCGTTTTCCATGGAAAAGATAAGGGAGGCAAGGCGGATGCTCGACAAGATCGGTTCAAAGGCATATCTCGAGGTTGACGGCGGGATAAAACTTGATAACATTGCAGAGATTGCAGCAGCGGGAGCTGATATGTTCGTTTCGGGCTCCGGGGTTTTCGGGACTCAGGATTATAAAATGACAATAGGGGAAATGAAGAAGAGGGTCAGTCTATAG
- a CDS encoding phenylalanine--tRNA ligase subunit alpha: protein MNTEELKNIVESLHPLELKILFVFEAGKSVDDNILINEASIEQSQKDMAIGWLLAKGILSVAAETVERSVVLTETGERYFDLKIPELRIFQSIKANPDYSMADVKGRDDIEPAEISSAVGLLKEKGIIKIAAGGRLELDDESLISEFDEIQRLISLVREKGEISLSGLPEKEQTIIEGLHRKRGKSKGIFRINEQVNRSYVLTDTGINIHAAVLEKGIPVEEIAQLTPQMLKDGSWEGKSFRKYNITLPPPRITPGRKHPYREFLDNVKYKLVAMGFEEMRGGLVENEFWNMDALYMPQFHPARDIHDVYYVKEPGLSKEIEEPFRTRVSEAHYSGGETGSRGWKYHFDIEKAKRLMLRSQGTAVSARTLARSPKNPGKYFSIARCFRYEQVDATHAQDFFQIEGIVIGEDINFRTLLGLLELFALEVAKAKEIEFLPAYFPFTEPSVELHVKHPKLGWMELGGAGIFRPEVTIPLGVDVPVIAWGLGLDRMAMVALEIHDIRDLFSGDLDMIRTKRVQWI, encoded by the coding sequence ATGAATACAGAAGAGTTAAAAAATATAGTTGAAAGCCTTCACCCCCTTGAGCTGAAAATCCTCTTTGTCTTTGAAGCAGGAAAGTCCGTAGATGATAATATCCTGATCAATGAGGCGTCAATAGAGCAGTCTCAGAAGGATATGGCGATAGGGTGGCTGCTTGCCAAGGGGATACTTTCGGTTGCCGCAGAGACAGTTGAACGGTCTGTTGTCCTGACGGAAACAGGCGAGAGGTATTTTGATCTGAAGATACCTGAACTCCGCATCTTCCAATCCATCAAGGCAAATCCTGATTATTCCATGGCGGATGTTAAAGGGCGTGATGACATTGAGCCTGCTGAGATAAGTTCGGCAGTCGGTCTTCTTAAGGAAAAGGGGATAATAAAGATTGCAGCAGGCGGACGGCTGGAGCTGGATGATGAGTCATTGATATCTGAGTTTGATGAAATACAGCGGCTCATCAGTTTAGTCAGAGAAAAAGGGGAGATCAGCTTATCTGGCCTGCCTGAAAAAGAACAGACGATTATAGAGGGGTTGCACAGGAAGAGGGGTAAGTCCAAGGGTATTTTCAGGATAAATGAACAGGTCAACCGTTCATACGTACTGACGGACACAGGTATCAACATCCATGCAGCAGTGCTGGAGAAGGGGATCCCGGTTGAAGAAATAGCACAGTTAACCCCACAGATGTTGAAAGACGGTTCATGGGAGGGTAAATCATTCAGGAAATACAATATTACGCTTCCTCCACCAAGGATTACACCCGGCAGGAAGCATCCTTACAGGGAATTTCTTGATAACGTAAAATACAAGCTTGTTGCGATGGGGTTTGAAGAGATGAGGGGAGGGCTTGTTGAGAATGAGTTCTGGAATATGGACGCCCTCTATATGCCCCAGTTCCATCCGGCAAGGGATATCCATGATGTCTATTATGTAAAGGAACCGGGATTATCAAAAGAGATAGAAGAGCCATTCCGGACAAGGGTTTCAGAGGCACATTACTCAGGAGGCGAGACAGGTTCAAGGGGATGGAAGTATCACTTTGATATAGAAAAAGCAAAACGGCTCATGCTCCGCAGTCAGGGGACAGCAGTTTCAGCAAGGACACTTGCACGCAGCCCGAAGAATCCGGGTAAATATTTTTCTATAGCACGCTGTTTCAGGTATGAGCAGGTGGACGCCACACATGCACAGGACTTCTTTCAGATAGAGGGGATTGTTATTGGTGAGGATATAAATTTCCGCACATTGTTAGGCCTCCTTGAATTATTTGCTTTGGAGGTTGCAAAGGCAAAGGAGATAGAATTCCTGCCTGCATATTTCCCTTTTACAGAGCCGTCTGTAGAGCTTCATGTTAAACACCCTAAGCTCGGCTGGATGGAGCTTGGCGGTGCAGGTATCTTCAGGCCTGAGGTCACGATCCCGCTTGGAGTAGATGTCCCTGTAATAGCATGGGGGCTGGGCCTCGACAGGATGGCAATGGTAGCGCTGGAGATTCATGACATAAGAGACCTGTTCTCCGGCGACCTGGATATGATAAGGACTAAACGCGTGCAATGGATATAA